A region from the Deltaproteobacteria bacterium genome encodes:
- a CDS encoding dihydroorotate dehydrogenase electron transfer subunit, translated as MKPKPIKEVKARIQQHRRVGVDYFRLRLLCPEIARLAQPGQFVMLRVSDSSDPLLRRPFSFFRIFPPQTKKRKRPEDEGALEICYQVVGRGTSRMTQLREGERLDVLGPLGKGFWPEEGRSLAILIGGGIGVAPLVAWAEQLRREQGKKKRFSKTSGNLKEVLVLIGGKSRDKIPGIREFMRMGLEPQIATEDGSLGFQGLATDLLERELVTQGHKSAALYSCGPLPMLARVAQITDQFDLPCQVLLESRMACGVGACLGCAVKVRDRTLRGALEDEDARAQGAAVHLEDRCGEEMAGSWREGLAPIIAEPPAFFRYVRGCKEGPVFEARDILWE; from the coding sequence ATGAAACCCAAACCTATCAAAGAAGTGAAAGCGCGAATTCAACAACACCGGAGAGTCGGGGTCGATTATTTCCGCCTACGCCTGCTTTGCCCGGAAATCGCCCGCCTGGCCCAACCCGGGCAATTCGTCATGTTGCGCGTCAGCGATTCCAGCGACCCGCTATTGCGGCGGCCCTTCAGTTTTTTCCGGATCTTTCCCCCCCAAACTAAGAAAAGAAAACGGCCGGAAGATGAAGGGGCTCTGGAGATTTGCTACCAGGTCGTCGGCCGGGGAACTTCCCGGATGACCCAGCTTCGGGAAGGGGAACGTCTGGATGTGCTGGGGCCCCTGGGGAAAGGATTCTGGCCAGAAGAAGGTCGATCGCTGGCCATTCTAATCGGCGGGGGAATCGGGGTTGCTCCGCTAGTTGCTTGGGCCGAGCAGCTGCGAAGAGAGCAAGGGAAGAAAAAAAGATTTTCAAAAACTTCCGGCAATTTGAAGGAAGTTCTGGTCCTGATCGGCGGAAAGAGCCGGGATAAAATTCCGGGGATCAGGGAATTCATGAGGATGGGCTTAGAACCTCAAATCGCCACGGAGGATGGAAGTCTGGGATTCCAGGGATTGGCCACTGATTTGTTGGAACGGGAGCTTGTGACGCAGGGGCACAAATCAGCGGCGCTTTATTCCTGCGGGCCATTGCCCATGCTGGCTCGGGTGGCCCAGATTACCGATCAGTTCGACCTTCCCTGCCAGGTTCTCCTCGAATCCCGTATGGCCTGCGGGGTAGGGGCTTGCCTGGGTTGCGCGGTGAAAGTTCGGGATAGGACGTTACGGGGGGCCTTGGAGGATGAAGATGCAAGGGCTCAAGGGGCGGCAGTCCATTTGGAGGATCGATGCGGGGAGGAGATGGCGGGTTCTTGGCGAGAGGGCCTGGCGCCAATAATTGCCGAACCCCCGGCCTTCTTCAGGTATGTCCGGGGCTGCAAGGAAGGGCCTGTGTTCGAGGCCAGGGATATTCTTTGGGAGTGA
- the rimI gene encoding ribosomal protein S18-alanine N-acetyltransferase, with protein MEKEGYIDIREMTAEDLDEVVQIERMSFPTPWSRGLFERERLTPFAKVSIAREIHSDQVVGYLCFWRVASETHILNLAVHPRRRQQGIGTRLLLYGIDYSRRNGVKEITLEVRRSNYKAISLYRHFQFQPWGIRRRYYSDSGEDAIVMGLRLAEPSLTALV; from the coding sequence ATGGAGAAAGAAGGCTATATTGACATCCGTGAGATGACCGCAGAAGACCTTGATGAAGTCGTCCAGATTGAACGGATGTCTTTTCCCACTCCCTGGTCGAGGGGGCTTTTTGAGCGGGAACGGTTAACGCCGTTCGCCAAAGTTTCCATTGCCCGAGAAATTCACTCGGACCAGGTTGTGGGCTATCTGTGTTTTTGGCGGGTGGCTTCGGAAACCCATATTTTAAACTTGGCCGTACACCCCCGGAGGCGCCAACAGGGAATCGGGACCCGTTTACTTCTTTACGGAATAGATTACAGCCGGAGGAACGGGGTTAAGGAGATTACCTTAGAAGTGCGCCGCTCTAACTACAAAGCCATTTCCCTTTATCGCCATTTTCAATTTCAACCCTGGGGCATCCGCCGGCGTTATTATAGCGACAGCGGGGAGGATGCGATCGTTATGGGGCTGCGCTTGGCTGAACCTTCGTTGACAGCCTTGGTATGA
- a CDS encoding PTS sugar transporter subunit IIA, producing the protein MVGVVLVTHPNLGEEFVRSAELICGKFSNLATVSIDTRKEVEELRREIAAAIKSVDLGKGVLILTDMFGGTPSNMSLAFLQEDRVEVLTGLNLPMLIKISNCREGQSLKELAKLAKEAGQRNINLASEILQKKS; encoded by the coding sequence ATGGTCGGTGTTGTTTTGGTTACTCACCCGAACTTGGGTGAGGAATTTGTTCGTTCGGCTGAATTGATTTGCGGGAAATTTTCCAACCTGGCCACTGTTTCTATTGATACCCGGAAAGAGGTAGAAGAACTGCGCAGGGAAATCGCAGCCGCTATCAAGAGCGTAGATCTTGGAAAAGGGGTACTGATCCTAACCGACATGTTTGGGGGGACCCCATCCAATATGAGCTTAGCTTTCCTACAGGAAGATCGGGTGGAAGTTCTCACGGGTCTCAACCTTCCCATGCTCATCAAGATTTCCAATTGCCGGGAAGGCCAGTCCCTGAAGGAATTGGCCAAACTGGCCAAGGAAGCCGGCCAGCGCAATATCAATCTGGCCAGTGAAATATTGCAAAAAAAATCCTGA
- the rapZ gene encoding RNase adapter RapZ — MGTPELKNLRLVVITGLSGSGKSTVIRVLEDMGFFCVDNLPIALLPKLIELRSASLGEYSRVALVMDLREKEFLKTYPEVFRQLREKGYPLEILFLEASDEVLVRRYSQTRRTHPLAEGCGVREGIQKERQMLAGLRAMATLVIDTSTYNVHHLQGAIREIFEQKPKGRRMNLTFLSFGYSRGIPQEADLVIDVRFLPNPYFEEELKTLSGTDPRIGDYLFQFEETKDFVARFHSFLAYLLPLYEREGKAYLTVAVGCTGGRHRSVAIAEKLGNLFHEQFPVRRRHRDLEISL, encoded by the coding sequence ATGGGAACACCAGAATTGAAAAACCTTCGCCTTGTCGTTATTACCGGATTATCGGGATCAGGGAAGAGTACGGTGATTCGAGTTTTAGAGGACATGGGGTTTTTCTGCGTGGATAATCTACCCATTGCTCTTCTCCCCAAACTCATCGAATTGCGTTCCGCCTCCCTGGGAGAGTATTCGCGGGTCGCCTTGGTAATGGACCTGCGCGAAAAGGAATTCCTGAAAACATATCCTGAGGTTTTTCGCCAGCTGAGAGAAAAAGGGTATCCGCTGGAGATTCTCTTCCTGGAAGCATCCGACGAGGTGTTGGTTCGAAGATACAGTCAGACGCGGCGTACCCATCCCCTGGCCGAGGGTTGTGGCGTAAGGGAAGGAATTCAAAAGGAACGGCAGATGCTGGCTGGCCTCCGCGCCATGGCCACCTTGGTAATCGATACCTCGACCTACAATGTCCACCATTTGCAGGGAGCCATCCGGGAAATCTTTGAACAGAAACCCAAAGGTCGGAGAATGAACTTGACTTTCCTATCCTTTGGTTATAGCCGCGGGATCCCTCAGGAGGCGGACCTGGTGATCGACGTCCGCTTTCTACCCAATCCTTATTTCGAAGAGGAGCTTAAAACCCTCTCGGGAACGGACCCCCGAATTGGCGACTACCTTTTCCAGTTTGAAGAAACAAAGGACTTCGTGGCCCGCTTCCACAGCTTCTTGGCATATTTGTTGCCGCTTTACGAAAGAGAAGGTAAAGCCTACCTAACCGTCGCTGTGGGATGCACGGGAGGAAGACATCGTTCAGTGGCCATCGCTGAAAAGTTAGGAAACCTTTTCCATGAACAATTTCCCGTTAGACGGCGACATCGAGACCTGGAAATTTCCCTGTAA
- a CDS encoding PTS sugar transporter subunit IIA, with the protein MKILDILDKQMIIPQLASTSKEGVLRELIRAIAHVEKQVDENRLMEILLERESLGSTGIGEGVAIPHGKSKDVKRILASFGRSLAGMDFQAMDGKPTHLFFLLVAPENSAGTHLKALARISRLMKDNVFRKRLMEVSSGEEIYSLFSAEDEIV; encoded by the coding sequence ATGAAAATATTAGACATCTTGGATAAACAAATGATTATTCCCCAACTTGCCTCCACGAGTAAAGAAGGAGTTTTGAGGGAGTTGATTCGAGCCATTGCCCACGTGGAAAAACAGGTGGATGAAAACCGGTTGATGGAAATTTTACTTGAACGAGAAAGTCTGGGAAGCACGGGAATCGGAGAAGGAGTCGCTATCCCCCATGGGAAAAGTAAAGATGTCAAAAGAATCCTTGCCTCCTTCGGGAGAAGTCTTGCCGGTATGGATTTCCAAGCCATGGACGGAAAACCGACTCACCTGTTTTTTCTTCTCGTGGCCCCGGAAAATTCCGCAGGGACTCATCTGAAAGCTTTGGCTCGAATCTCGCGCCTGATGAAAGATAACGTCTTTCGAAAACGCTTGATGGAGGTGAGCTCTGGGGAGGAGATTTACTCCCTTTTTTCCGCTGAAGACGAAATCGTTTGA
- the raiA gene encoding ribosome-associated translation inhibitor RaiA, with protein MQISVTFRNTESKEVLREYVQEKLSKLKKYMDSPLEANVVLTVEKHRHIAEITLVANRITINAQEETEDMFSAIDRVTDKLERQVLKYKDKIRRHKTNSSLPELSWRMDVYSADSFEEGEEPKVVKSKKLLAKSMSVEEAAMQMDLMNNEFLVFTNANSRNLNIIYRLKDGNYGLIEPQAD; from the coding sequence ATGCAAATTTCAGTTACTTTCCGCAATACGGAATCGAAGGAAGTCTTGCGGGAATATGTGCAGGAAAAACTTTCCAAACTAAAGAAATATATGGACTCGCCTTTAGAAGCCAACGTCGTTTTGACTGTAGAAAAGCACCGCCATATCGCCGAAATTACCCTGGTAGCGAACCGGATTACCATTAATGCCCAAGAAGAAACCGAGGATATGTTTTCAGCGATTGACCGGGTAACGGATAAGTTGGAGAGGCAGGTTCTCAAATACAAGGACAAGATCAGACGGCATAAAACCAATTCTTCCTTGCCGGAGTTGAGCTGGCGCATGGATGTCTACTCCGCTGACAGCTTTGAGGAAGGGGAAGAGCCGAAAGTCGTCAAAAGCAAGAAGCTCTTGGCCAAGTCCATGTCCGTTGAGGAAGCGGCCATGCAGATGGACCTTATGAATAATGAATTTTTAGTTTTTACTAATGCCAACTCGAGGAACCTCAACATCATCTACCGGCTAAAAGATGGAAACTACGGTTTAATCGAACCTCAGGCCGATTGA
- the rpoN gene encoding RNA polymerase factor sigma-54, translating into MALELRQSLKLTQQPIMTPQLQQAIKLLQLSRMELMDLVRQEEEENPILDEVVMPSSETEPLETNYETLPASPSEVKETREEDEMPAMDWRAEGFSSGTKRVDEEEDRPTFENFLTKKATLYDHLLWQIRLSNFDEEECLIATVIIGNLNEDGLLQGSLEEIAAQSGFDLANMEKVIQKVQTLEPPGVAARDLKECLLLQAQQIYPGELLVQKIIQGHLDHLAKKNYQAIAKELGIQVEEVVRATRLINELDPKPGRGYSDENIPYIIPDVYVYKIGEEYVVVLNEDGMPKLRINPYYRHILREQVQSAGEAKEYINEKIRSALWLIKSIHQRQRTIYRVTKSIVRFQREFLDKGVAYLKPMVLKDVAMDVEMHESTISRVTSNKYVHTPQGIFELKYFFNSSINTVRGENIASESVKEKIREILSKEDPQRPYSDQELVELLKKQDILIARRTVTKYREILGILSSTRRKQII; encoded by the coding sequence ATGGCTTTAGAGCTTCGCCAGAGCCTTAAGCTTACTCAGCAGCCCATCATGACGCCGCAACTGCAGCAGGCCATAAAACTCCTGCAGCTATCGCGGATGGAATTGATGGATCTGGTTCGGCAGGAGGAAGAGGAGAACCCGATTCTTGACGAAGTGGTTATGCCCAGCTCCGAGACCGAACCATTGGAGACCAATTATGAAACCCTTCCTGCTTCCCCTTCCGAGGTCAAGGAGACCCGGGAGGAAGATGAAATGCCAGCCATGGATTGGAGGGCAGAGGGGTTTTCTTCAGGTACCAAAAGGGTTGACGAAGAAGAGGATCGTCCCACCTTTGAAAATTTTTTAACCAAGAAAGCCACCCTGTATGATCACCTTTTGTGGCAAATTCGGCTGAGTAATTTCGACGAAGAAGAATGTTTGATAGCCACGGTGATTATTGGCAACCTCAATGAAGATGGCCTGCTTCAAGGATCCCTGGAAGAAATTGCCGCTCAATCCGGGTTCGATCTGGCGAATATGGAAAAAGTGATCCAGAAGGTTCAAACCCTGGAACCCCCTGGGGTGGCGGCGCGGGATTTGAAAGAATGCCTGCTCTTGCAGGCTCAGCAAATTTATCCAGGTGAGCTTCTGGTGCAGAAGATCATCCAGGGCCATCTTGACCATTTGGCCAAAAAAAATTACCAGGCGATTGCCAAGGAATTGGGAATCCAGGTAGAAGAAGTGGTGCGAGCCACACGACTGATCAATGAACTCGATCCCAAGCCTGGCAGGGGTTACAGCGACGAGAACATTCCTTACATTATCCCCGACGTCTACGTTTACAAAATCGGAGAGGAGTACGTAGTCGTGCTCAACGAGGATGGTATGCCCAAGTTGCGCATCAACCCTTATTACCGGCATATTCTCAGGGAACAGGTTCAATCCGCCGGGGAAGCCAAAGAGTACATCAACGAAAAAATTCGTTCGGCCCTATGGTTGATCAAATCGATTCATCAACGCCAGCGAACGATTTACCGGGTGACCAAGTCGATCGTCCGCTTTCAGCGAGAATTCCTGGATAAAGGCGTGGCCTATTTAAAGCCCATGGTTCTCAAAGACGTAGCCATGGACGTGGAGATGCATGAATCCACCATCAGCCGGGTGACTTCGAATAAATATGTCCATACCCCCCAAGGCATCTTTGAGTTAAAATATTTCTTCAATAGCAGTATCAATACCGTTCGAGGAGAAAATATCGCTTCCGAAAGCGTCAAAGAGAAAATTCGTGAAATTCTGTCCAAAGAAGACCCCCAGAGACCTTACAGTGACCAAGAACTGGTGGAACTTCTCAAGAAACAGGATATTTTGATTGCACGCCGAACCGTGACCAAGTATCGCGAGATACTTGGGATTCTCTCTTCAACCCGGAGGAAGCAAATCATCTAA
- the lptB gene encoding LPS export ABC transporter ATP-binding protein translates to MNPVPTLIARGLKKQYNGKWAVDSVDLEFRAGEVIGLLGPNGAGKTTTFYMIVGLIKPEGGQVFLAGEEITQAPMYLRARKGVTYLPQEPSVFRKLTVEENLLAILETLDLSPEERERRLTGLLEELRLSALAKRRAFSLSGGERRRVEITRSLVTSPLFILLDEPFAGIDPLAVVDIQNIISHLKAKGIGVVISDHNVRETLGVCDQAYILNEGRVLERGTPEEIAQSRQAREIYLGEKFQF, encoded by the coding sequence GTGAACCCCGTCCCTACTTTAATAGCCCGGGGACTGAAAAAACAATATAATGGGAAATGGGCCGTGGATTCTGTGGATTTGGAATTCAGGGCGGGAGAGGTCATCGGCCTTTTAGGGCCCAACGGAGCAGGAAAGACGACGACTTTTTACATGATCGTAGGCCTCATCAAACCGGAAGGAGGACAGGTCTTTCTCGCGGGAGAAGAAATCACCCAAGCCCCCATGTATCTGAGAGCCCGAAAGGGGGTCACCTACCTTCCCCAGGAACCATCGGTTTTCCGCAAACTCACGGTAGAAGAAAACCTTCTGGCCATTCTGGAGACGTTGGATCTTTCTCCGGAAGAAAGGGAACGGCGCTTGACAGGGCTTCTGGAAGAACTGAGACTCTCGGCGTTGGCCAAAAGGAGAGCTTTTTCCCTTTCGGGAGGAGAAAGGAGAAGAGTCGAGATTACTCGTTCTCTGGTTACCTCGCCCCTATTTATTCTCTTAGATGAGCCTTTTGCGGGAATTGATCCACTGGCGGTCGTAGATATCCAAAATATCATCTCCCATTTGAAAGCCAAAGGGATCGGAGTCGTCATTTCGGATCATAACGTAAGAGAAACTTTAGGGGTGTGCGATCAAGCCTATATCCTGAATGAGGGCAGGGTTTTGGAACGCGGAACTCCGGAGGAGATCGCCCAGAGCCGGCAAGCCCGCGAGATATACCTGGGGGAAAAATTTCAATTTTAA
- the lptA gene encoding lipopolysaccharide transport periplasmic protein LptA, with protein MVRVTRFIPFLIFLTFLLSWASSWGSEKKPIPLGKTGKGDIRGSDQPLRISSQALEADNKNQVIIFTGNVVAKQGELTIHADVARVYYEKKEEGNDVREIVASGNVKIYQGDRLATAQKAVLNNREQKIVLTGQPKVWQGKDMVSGEKIIVLLDEDKSFVEGGPDRRAEVILYPKSEQLPGKGKP; from the coding sequence ATGGTTAGAGTAACTCGGTTCATCCCGTTCCTTATTTTCCTCACCTTTTTGTTGTCCTGGGCATCCAGTTGGGGCTCGGAGAAAAAACCTATTCCCCTTGGGAAAACAGGAAAAGGGGATATCCGCGGATCCGATCAGCCCCTGCGAATTAGCTCCCAGGCCCTGGAAGCTGATAATAAAAATCAGGTTATCATCTTTACGGGAAACGTCGTGGCTAAACAGGGGGAGTTGACCATTCATGCCGACGTAGCCCGAGTGTATTATGAAAAGAAAGAGGAAGGCAATGATGTCCGGGAGATCGTGGCCTCAGGCAATGTGAAAATTTATCAGGGGGATCGCCTCGCTACAGCGCAGAAAGCTGTGCTGAACAACCGGGAGCAAAAAATTGTTCTCACGGGGCAGCCAAAGGTGTGGCAAGGAAAGGATATGGTCAGCGGTGAAAAGATCATTGTCCTTTTGGACGAAGATAAAAGTTTTGTTGAAGGCGGACCTGATCGACGAGCAGAAGTTATCCTCTATCCCAAAAGTGAACAACTTCCAGGAAAGGGAAAACCGTGA
- the lptC gene encoding LPS export ABC transporter periplasmic protein LptC, with protein sequence MIAKMGGWEVKSMKNLRFLLGVIIVGSLCLVAIMTWRTLPPPQGKKAPVKEPAIAADLQLNRVKYTETREGIKEWELEAASVRYFEDENTLFFEQVKATFFGKNQETYVLVGKRGKINTQTKALEVFDGVKLDSSDGYQMQTQSLKYQAERRELMTSDPVEMSGPQLRVQGTGLIVELNRQRMKVLKQVTTTFFHSTQETSRGSL encoded by the coding sequence ATGATTGCGAAAATGGGTGGCTGGGAAGTGAAGTCAATGAAAAATCTGCGCTTTCTCCTGGGAGTGATTATTGTAGGCAGTTTATGTCTGGTGGCCATAATGACTTGGCGCACCCTCCCTCCTCCGCAGGGGAAAAAAGCTCCGGTAAAGGAGCCAGCCATTGCCGCTGACCTGCAATTAAACCGGGTGAAATATACCGAGACCCGCGAGGGAATCAAAGAATGGGAATTAGAGGCTGCCTCGGTCCGTTATTTTGAGGATGAAAATACGTTATTTTTCGAGCAAGTCAAAGCAACTTTCTTCGGAAAGAATCAGGAAACTTACGTTCTCGTAGGAAAGCGGGGAAAGATCAATACCCAGACCAAAGCCTTAGAGGTTTTTGACGGCGTGAAACTTGATTCCAGCGATGGGTACCAGATGCAGACCCAAAGCTTGAAATATCAAGCGGAAAGAAGGGAGTTGATGACATCAGATCCCGTAGAAATGAGCGGGCCCCAACTACGGGTACAAGGAACTGGTTTAATTGTGGAACTCAACCGCCAACGCATGAAAGTTCTAAAACAGGTTACCACGACCTTTTTCCACTCAACCCAAGAAACTTCAAGGGGATCCTTGTAA
- the kdsA gene encoding 3-deoxy-8-phosphooctulonate synthase, with amino-acid sequence MKEVSIGPVTIGGKKPFILIAGPCVIESEALCRKTAEALTDLTRALKIPFIFKSSYDKANRSSLKSFRGPGLKRGLEILQRLKHDLGIPVLSDVHRFEEVEPASQVLDALQIPAFLCRQTDFVLAVAGTGKAVNVKKGQFLAPWDMRNIIEKIQSSGNDSILLTERGTSFGYHNLVADMRSLVIMREMGYPVVFDVTHSLQLPGGQGSSSGGQREFIAALARAAVAVGIDGLFMEVHPDPAEALCDGPNSQSLDELKPLLEQLLAIDRIIKNPQSA; translated from the coding sequence GTGAAAGAAGTTTCCATTGGGCCCGTAACCATCGGCGGGAAAAAACCTTTTATTCTCATTGCCGGCCCTTGCGTAATCGAGTCAGAAGCCCTGTGCCGGAAGACTGCCGAAGCATTGACCGATCTGACCCGGGCCTTGAAAATTCCTTTTATCTTTAAATCCTCTTATGACAAAGCAAACCGGAGCAGCTTGAAATCATTCCGGGGGCCCGGGTTAAAAAGAGGGTTAGAAATTCTCCAACGCCTAAAGCACGACCTAGGCATTCCCGTTCTTTCGGACGTGCACCGGTTTGAGGAAGTGGAACCAGCCTCTCAGGTTCTCGATGCCCTGCAAATTCCGGCCTTCCTCTGCCGGCAAACGGATTTTGTGCTGGCTGTGGCCGGGACGGGGAAAGCGGTAAACGTCAAAAAAGGACAATTTTTAGCACCCTGGGATATGCGCAATATCATCGAGAAGATACAATCGAGCGGAAATGATTCCATCCTCCTTACCGAACGGGGGACCTCCTTCGGTTATCATAACCTCGTGGCCGACATGCGTTCTCTGGTAATTATGCGGGAGATGGGGTATCCCGTCGTGTTTGACGTAACCCACAGCCTCCAACTTCCGGGTGGGCAAGGGTCTTCCTCGGGTGGGCAACGGGAATTTATTGCCGCCTTGGCCAGGGCCGCTGTGGCTGTTGGGATCGACGGCCTGTTTATGGAAGTTCATCCCGACCCGGCAGAAGCCCTTTGCGACGGACCCAATTCCCAATCTTTGGATGAATTAAAGCCGCTTTTAGAACAACTCTTAGCAATCGACCGGATCATCAAAAATCCGCAGAGCGCATAG
- a CDS encoding CTP synthase, producing MAEQGNTVRRSEQKNPAGRTKFIFITGGVLSSLGKGLAAASIGALLESRGLKVTLQKLDPYINVDPGTMNPFQHGEVFVLDDGAETDLDLGHYERYTSARLTQRNNFTTGQIYYSVITKERRGDYLGGTVQVIPHITDEIKRNILAISDDADVAIIEIGGTVGDIEGLPFLEAIRQLKTDLGRENSLYIHLTLVPYIKTSEELKTKPTQHSVMKLREIGIQPDILICRTDQFLPPEIKAKIALFCNVDKDAVITAKDVESIYEVPLFFHQEGLDDKIVQLLNIWTRSPRLEKWQEIVNAIKNPRGAVDIAIVGKYVNLKDSYKSLNEALIHGGIANRCKVNLHYVDSEAVQKDGVEPFLQGADGVLVPGGFGERGIEGKIMAVRYAREMRVPFLGICLGMQLAVVEFARHVCGLEGANSSEFNAGTAHAVIALLPDQQTIVDKGGTMRLGAYPAVLKEGSLANQAYQDKQISERHRHRYEVNNNYRELLAEKGFIFSGLSPDGQLVEILELRDHPWFLGCQFHPELKSRPHTPHPLFREFIHAALKEKRKKRRKNV from the coding sequence ATGGCTGAACAAGGGAACACAGTGCGTAGGTCAGAGCAAAAGAATCCAGCGGGAAGGACCAAGTTTATTTTCATTACCGGCGGAGTCCTTTCCTCTCTGGGAAAAGGTCTGGCTGCGGCTTCGATCGGTGCTCTGTTGGAGTCGCGCGGATTAAAAGTTACCCTGCAAAAACTCGACCCCTACATCAACGTGGATCCAGGAACGATGAACCCTTTCCAACATGGGGAAGTTTTCGTTTTGGATGACGGGGCGGAGACCGATTTGGATCTGGGCCATTATGAAAGATATACCTCAGCCCGCCTCACCCAGCGGAATAACTTCACCACCGGCCAGATCTATTATTCGGTGATCACCAAAGAAAGAAGGGGAGATTACCTCGGAGGGACGGTTCAGGTGATTCCCCACATCACCGATGAGATTAAACGGAACATCCTCGCCATCTCGGACGATGCGGATGTGGCCATCATTGAAATCGGGGGTACGGTAGGCGATATTGAAGGCCTTCCTTTTCTGGAGGCCATCCGCCAACTCAAAACAGATCTGGGACGAGAGAATTCCCTTTACATCCACCTTACTCTTGTTCCCTACATTAAAACTTCAGAGGAATTGAAAACCAAACCCACGCAACACAGCGTGATGAAATTACGGGAAATCGGCATCCAGCCGGACATTTTGATTTGCCGCACCGACCAGTTCCTGCCCCCGGAAATCAAGGCCAAGATTGCTCTTTTCTGCAATGTAGACAAAGATGCGGTGATCACAGCCAAGGATGTAGAGTCCATCTATGAAGTCCCTTTATTCTTTCACCAAGAAGGGCTGGATGATAAAATCGTTCAACTGCTGAATATCTGGACGCGTTCCCCGCGTCTGGAAAAATGGCAGGAAATCGTTAATGCGATCAAAAATCCCCGGGGGGCGGTGGATATTGCCATTGTAGGGAAATACGTTAATTTGAAGGATTCTTATAAAAGCCTGAACGAGGCATTGATCCATGGAGGAATTGCCAATCGCTGTAAGGTAAACCTGCATTACGTAGATTCCGAGGCGGTGCAGAAAGATGGGGTTGAACCATTCTTGCAAGGCGCTGACGGAGTTTTGGTCCCGGGCGGTTTTGGGGAGCGGGGGATCGAGGGAAAAATCATGGCCGTGAGATACGCCCGGGAAATGCGGGTTCCTTTTTTGGGAATCTGCCTGGGGATGCAGCTGGCGGTCGTGGAATTCGCCCGCCATGTTTGCGGCCTGGAAGGGGCCAATAGCAGCGAGTTTAACGCCGGGACGGCCCACGCGGTAATCGCCCTCCTGCCCGATCAGCAGACCATCGTTGACAAAGGAGGTACGATGCGGTTGGGGGCCTATCCTGCTGTTCTGAAAGAGGGATCCCTCGCCAACCAAGCCTACCAGGATAAGCAAATTTCCGAACGTCATCGCCATCGCTACGAGGTGAATAATAATTATCGCGAACTTTTAGCGGAGAAGGGCTTTATATTCAGCGGATTATCTCCTGATGGGCAATTAGTGGAGATCCTGGAATTAAGGGATCATCCCTGGTTCTTAGGTTGCCAATTTCATCCGGAGTTGAAATCAAGACCCCACACTCCCCACCCCTTATTTCGCGAATTCATTCACGCTGCCTTGAAAGAGAAAAGGAAGAAGCGGAGAAAGAACGTGTGA